In a single window of the Solea solea chromosome 14, fSolSol10.1, whole genome shotgun sequence genome:
- the LOC131473023 gene encoding uncharacterized protein LOC131473023 isoform X2: MEAVFTLLLMLLGVSHGVETHCDGRRDEAQCYGAVGGTVFIRLMDTIPSRFTLQKNKTRILRWRNKALSIFEMKNRLSFDDSYGTLRISNLQKNDSDKYSLEIQDSNGAAVENRTLNLSIQAPLSSVTLVNECLSQGEMRMSCTTEGGGDSPQYSWTLDGHTLTQDELLSGNKDTDIIVLRQDMSGLLVCSVSNHVSNISKDMRIPTCVFINCTLSNGTHVSQWVFAATNTLCVEPTTVTDTTAEHLPVMAGVLSALALLLVLGVSVICVQKKKKTSAKEEEDEQELTYADVRVVQRRQVQQSDEGEVEYGQVRISERPQQAVERTTDDCVYAQVVVKNQKGQLH, from the exons ATGGaagctgtgtttacactgtTGCTGATGCTGCTCGGAGTCTCTCACG gtGTGGAGACCCACTGTGATGGCAGACGGGATGAAGCTCAGTGTTATGGAGCTGTGGGAGGAACTGTGTTCATTCGGCTGATGGACACAATCCCATCAAGATTTActttgcagaaaaacaaaacaagaatttTGCGCTGGAGAAATAAAGCACTTTCTATTTTTGAGATGAAAAACAGATTATCCTTTGATGACAGTTATGGGACATTAAGAATCAGTAATCTGCAGAAAAATGACAGTGACAAATATTCACTTGAAATTCAAGATTCAAATGGAGCTGCGGTAGAGAATCGAACTCTAAACTTGTCCATTCAAG CTCCCTTGTCCTCTGTCACGTTGGTGAATGAGTGTTTGTCCCAGGGAGAGATGAGGATGTCCTGCACCACTGAGGGAGGGGGGGACAGTCCTCAGTACAGTTGGACTCTGGatggacacacactgacacaggatGAGCTCCTCTCTGGAAATAAGGACACTGACATCATCGTTCTGAGACAGGACATGTCAGGACTCCTGGTCTGCTCAGTCAGTAATCACGTCAGTAACATCTCCAAAGACATGAGGATACCGACCTGTG TTTTCATCAACTGCACCTTATCCAATGGGACGCACGTATCACAGTGGGTGTTTGCAGCCACTAACACACTGTGTGTTGAGCCCACCACGGTCACAGACACTACTGCTG AGCATTTGCCAGTGATGGCTGGTGTACTTTCAGCACTGGCACTTCTCTTAGTGCTTGGTGTATCTGTCATTTGTgttcagaagaaaaagaaaacaagtgccaaag aggaagaggatgaacaGGAATTAACCTATGCAGATGTCAGGGTTGTGCAGAGGAGGCAGGTACAGCAGAGTGACGAGGGGGAGGTGGAGTACGGACAAGTCAGGATTTCAGAGCGACCTCAGCAGGCTGTTGAACGAACTACAGACGACTGTGTCTACGCTCAGGTGGTTGTCAAGAATCAAAAGGGACAGTTGCATTAA
- the LOC131473023 gene encoding uncharacterized protein LOC131473023 isoform X1 → MEAVFTLLLMLLGVSHGVETHCDGRRDEAQCYGAVGGTVFIRLMDTIPSRFTLQKNKTRILRWRNKALSIFEMKNRLSFDDSYGTLRISNLQKNDSDKYSLEIQDSNGAAVENRTLNLSIQAPLSSVTLVNECLSQGEMRMSCTTEGGGDSPQYSWTLDGHTLTQDELLSGNKDTDIIVLRQDMSGLLVCSVSNHVSNISKDMRIPTCVFINCTLSNGTHVSQWVFAATNTLCVEPTTVTDTTAGKRTESVTLSNNITSSNQTVTPSRGDDPWFIKHLPVMAGVLSALALLLVLGVSVICVQKKKKTSAKEEEDEQELTYADVRVVQRRQVQQSDEGEVEYGQVRISERPQQAVERTTDDCVYAQVVVKNQKGQLH, encoded by the exons ATGGaagctgtgtttacactgtTGCTGATGCTGCTCGGAGTCTCTCACG gtGTGGAGACCCACTGTGATGGCAGACGGGATGAAGCTCAGTGTTATGGAGCTGTGGGAGGAACTGTGTTCATTCGGCTGATGGACACAATCCCATCAAGATTTActttgcagaaaaacaaaacaagaatttTGCGCTGGAGAAATAAAGCACTTTCTATTTTTGAGATGAAAAACAGATTATCCTTTGATGACAGTTATGGGACATTAAGAATCAGTAATCTGCAGAAAAATGACAGTGACAAATATTCACTTGAAATTCAAGATTCAAATGGAGCTGCGGTAGAGAATCGAACTCTAAACTTGTCCATTCAAG CTCCCTTGTCCTCTGTCACGTTGGTGAATGAGTGTTTGTCCCAGGGAGAGATGAGGATGTCCTGCACCACTGAGGGAGGGGGGGACAGTCCTCAGTACAGTTGGACTCTGGatggacacacactgacacaggatGAGCTCCTCTCTGGAAATAAGGACACTGACATCATCGTTCTGAGACAGGACATGTCAGGACTCCTGGTCTGCTCAGTCAGTAATCACGTCAGTAACATCTCCAAAGACATGAGGATACCGACCTGTG TTTTCATCAACTGCACCTTATCCAATGGGACGCACGTATCACAGTGGGTGTTTGCAGCCACTAACACACTGTGTGTTGAGCCCACCACGGTCACAGACACTACTGCTGGTAAGAGGACAGAGTCAGTCACACTCTCCAATAATATCACATCCTCCAATCAAACTGTGACTCCCTCCAGAGGTGATGACCCGTGGTTCATTA AGCATTTGCCAGTGATGGCTGGTGTACTTTCAGCACTGGCACTTCTCTTAGTGCTTGGTGTATCTGTCATTTGTgttcagaagaaaaagaaaacaagtgccaaag aggaagaggatgaacaGGAATTAACCTATGCAGATGTCAGGGTTGTGCAGAGGAGGCAGGTACAGCAGAGTGACGAGGGGGAGGTGGAGTACGGACAAGTCAGGATTTCAGAGCGACCTCAGCAGGCTGTTGAACGAACTACAGACGACTGTGTCTACGCTCAGGTGGTTGTCAAGAATCAAAAGGGACAGTTGCATTAA
- the LOC131472950 gene encoding uncharacterized protein LOC131472950, producing the protein MEAVFGLLVMLLRMAHGMETHCDGRQDGAQCYGAVGGTVFIQLMDTIPSKFIFQTSKTPILRWKNKALSTNVMTNRFSFYLSNGTLRINNLHKNDSDKYSLQIQNSSGAAIENLALHLSIQAPLSSVTLVNDCLSQGEMRMSCISEGGGDSPQYSWTLDGHTLTPDELLSGNKDSDIIVLRQNVSGILVCSVSNHVSNISKDMRIPTCGFIFINCTLSNGTHVSQWVFAATNTLCVEPPSAGKRTESVTLSSNITSSNQTVTPSRGDDPWFINHLICGLRAAVAVLLLIGITVYFVWKKKKSSKADDPENSVCMVEMRSAAD; encoded by the exons GTATGGAGACCCACTGTGATGGCAGACAGGATGGAGCTCAGTGCTATGGAGCTGTGGGAGGAACTGTGTTCATTCAGCTGATGGACACAATCCCATCAAAATTTATTTTCCAGACCAGCAAAACACCAATTTTGCGCTGGAAAAATAAAGCACTTTCTACTAATGTGATGACAAACAGATTCTCCTTTTATCTCAGTAATGGAACATTAAGAATCAATAATCTGCACAAAAATGACAGTGACAAATATTCActtcaaattcaaaattcaaGTGGAGCTGCGATAGAGAATCTGGCTCTACACTTGTCCATTCAAG CTCCCTTGTCCTCGGTCACGTTGGTGAATGACTGTTTGTCCCAGGGAGAGATGAGGATGTCCTGCATcagtgagggagggggggacaGTCCTCAGTACAGTTGGACTCTGGatggacacacactgacaccgGATGAGCTCCTCTCTGGAAATAAGGACAGTGACATCATCGTTCTGAGACAGAACGTCTCAGGAATCCTGGTCTGCTCAGTCAGTAATCACGTCAGTAACATCTCCAAAGACATGAGGATACCGACCTGTG GTTTCATCTTCATCAACTGCACCTTATCCAATGGGACGCACGTATCACAGTGGGTGTTTGCAGCCACTAACACACTCTGTGTTGAGCCCCCTTCTGCTGGTAAGAGGACAGAGTCAGTCACACTCTCCAGTAATATCACATCCTCCAATCAAACTGTGACTCCCTCCAGAGGTGATGACCCGTGGTTCATTA atcACCTGATATGTGGTTTGCGAGCAGCGGTGGCAGTTCTTTTATTAATTGGCATCACGGTCTATTTTGtatggaagaaaaagaaatccagtAAAGCTGACGACCCGGAGAATTCTGTCTGCATGGTCGAAATGAGAAGTGCAGcagattaa